A region from the Lutra lutra chromosome 1, mLutLut1.2, whole genome shotgun sequence genome encodes:
- the CDV3 gene encoding protein CDV3 homolog isoform X1, which translates to MAETEERSLDNFFAKRDKKKKKERSSRAASAASAAGGAGGSSGAAGAAGGGAGAGARPGDGGTAGAGASGPGATTKAVTKDEDEWKEFEQKEVDYSGLRVQAMQISEKEEDDNEKREDPGDNWEEGGGGGGGVEKSSGPWNKTAPVQAPPAAVIVTETPEPAMTSGVYRPPGARLTTTRKTPQGPPEIYSDTQFPSLQSTAKHVESRKDKEMEKSFEVVRHKTRGRDEVSKNQALKLQLDNQYAVLENQKSSHTQYN; encoded by the exons ATGGCCGAGACGGAGGAGCGGAGCCTAGACAACTTCTTCGCCAAGagggacaagaagaagaaaaaggagcgGAGCAGCCGGGCGGCGAGTGCCGCGAGTGCGGCGGGCGGCGCCGGCGGGAGCAGCGGAGCTGCgggcgcggcgggcggcggggcgggcgcgggggccCGGCCGGGCGACGGCGGGACCGCGGGCGCGGGGGCCTCCGGCCCCGGTGCCACCACCAAGGCCGTGACTAAG GATGAAGATGAGTGGAAAGAGTTTGAGCAAAAAGAGGTTGATTACAGCGGCCTCAGAGTTCAGGCGATGCAAATAAG tgaaaaggaagaagatgataatgagaaaagagaagatccAGGTGATAACTGGGAAGAAGGTGGAGGTGGCGGCGGTGGTGTAGAGAAATCTTCAGGCCCCTGGAATAAAACAGCCCCAGTGCAAGCACCTCCTGCTGCAGTAATTG TTACAGAGACCCCAGAACCGGCAATGACTAGCGGTGTGTATAGGCCTCCTGGAGCCAGGTTAACCACAACAAGGAAAACACCACAAGGACCACCAGAAATCTATAGTGATACACAGTTCCCATCCCTGCAGTCCACTGCCAAGCATGTAGAAAGCCGGAA ggataaagaaatggagaagagctTTGAAGTAGTAAGACACAAAACTAGAGGTAGGGATGAGGTTTCAAAAAACCAGGCCCTTAAACTTCAGCTAGACAACCAGTATGCTGTGCTTGAAAATCAGAAAAGCAGCCACACACAGTACAATTAA
- the CDV3 gene encoding protein CDV3 homolog isoform X3: protein MAETEERSLDNFFAKRDKKKKKERSSRAASAASAAGGAGGSSGAAGAAGGGAGAGARPGDGGTAGAGASGPGATTKAVTKDEDEWKEFEQKEVDYSGLRVQAMQISEKEEDDNEKREDPGDNWEEGGGGGGGVEKSSGPWNKTAPVQAPPAAVIVTETPEPAMTSGVYRPPGARLTTTRKTPQGPPEIYSDTQFPSLQSTAKHVESRNRYLK from the exons ATGGCCGAGACGGAGGAGCGGAGCCTAGACAACTTCTTCGCCAAGagggacaagaagaagaaaaaggagcgGAGCAGCCGGGCGGCGAGTGCCGCGAGTGCGGCGGGCGGCGCCGGCGGGAGCAGCGGAGCTGCgggcgcggcgggcggcggggcgggcgcgggggccCGGCCGGGCGACGGCGGGACCGCGGGCGCGGGGGCCTCCGGCCCCGGTGCCACCACCAAGGCCGTGACTAAG GATGAAGATGAGTGGAAAGAGTTTGAGCAAAAAGAGGTTGATTACAGCGGCCTCAGAGTTCAGGCGATGCAAATAAG tgaaaaggaagaagatgataatgagaaaagagaagatccAGGTGATAACTGGGAAGAAGGTGGAGGTGGCGGCGGTGGTGTAGAGAAATCTTCAGGCCCCTGGAATAAAACAGCCCCAGTGCAAGCACCTCCTGCTGCAGTAATTG TTACAGAGACCCCAGAACCGGCAATGACTAGCGGTGTGTATAGGCCTCCTGGAGCCAGGTTAACCACAACAAGGAAAACACCACAAGGACCACCAGAAATCTATAGTGATACACAGTTCCCATCCCTGCAGTCCACTGCCAAGCATGTAGAAAGCCGGAA cAGGTACTTAAAATGA
- the CDV3 gene encoding protein CDV3 homolog isoform X4: MAETEERSLDNFFAKRDKKKKKERSSRAASAASAAGGAGGSSGAAGAAGGGAGAGARPGDGGTAGAGASGPGATTKAVTKDEDEWKEFEQKEVDYSGLRVQAMQISEKEEDDNEKREDPGDNWEEGGGGGGGVEKSSGPWNKTAPVQAPPAAVIVTETPEPAMTSGVYRPPGARLTTTRKTPQGPPEIYSDTQFPSLQSTAKHVESRKYLK; encoded by the exons ATGGCCGAGACGGAGGAGCGGAGCCTAGACAACTTCTTCGCCAAGagggacaagaagaagaaaaaggagcgGAGCAGCCGGGCGGCGAGTGCCGCGAGTGCGGCGGGCGGCGCCGGCGGGAGCAGCGGAGCTGCgggcgcggcgggcggcggggcgggcgcgggggccCGGCCGGGCGACGGCGGGACCGCGGGCGCGGGGGCCTCCGGCCCCGGTGCCACCACCAAGGCCGTGACTAAG GATGAAGATGAGTGGAAAGAGTTTGAGCAAAAAGAGGTTGATTACAGCGGCCTCAGAGTTCAGGCGATGCAAATAAG tgaaaaggaagaagatgataatgagaaaagagaagatccAGGTGATAACTGGGAAGAAGGTGGAGGTGGCGGCGGTGGTGTAGAGAAATCTTCAGGCCCCTGGAATAAAACAGCCCCAGTGCAAGCACCTCCTGCTGCAGTAATTG TTACAGAGACCCCAGAACCGGCAATGACTAGCGGTGTGTATAGGCCTCCTGGAGCCAGGTTAACCACAACAAGGAAAACACCACAAGGACCACCAGAAATCTATAGTGATACACAGTTCCCATCCCTGCAGTCCACTGCCAAGCATGTAGAAAGCCGGAA GTACTTAAAATGA
- the CDV3 gene encoding protein CDV3 homolog isoform X7: MQISEKEEDDNEKREDPGDNWEEGGGGGGGVEKSSGPWNKTAPVQAPPAAVIVTETPEPAMTSGVYRPPGARLTTTRKTPQGPPEIYSDTQFPSLQSTAKHVESRKDKEMEKSFEVVRHKTRGRDEVSKNQALKLQLDNQYAVLENQKSSHTQYN; the protein is encoded by the exons ATGCAAATAAG tgaaaaggaagaagatgataatgagaaaagagaagatccAGGTGATAACTGGGAAGAAGGTGGAGGTGGCGGCGGTGGTGTAGAGAAATCTTCAGGCCCCTGGAATAAAACAGCCCCAGTGCAAGCACCTCCTGCTGCAGTAATTG TTACAGAGACCCCAGAACCGGCAATGACTAGCGGTGTGTATAGGCCTCCTGGAGCCAGGTTAACCACAACAAGGAAAACACCACAAGGACCACCAGAAATCTATAGTGATACACAGTTCCCATCCCTGCAGTCCACTGCCAAGCATGTAGAAAGCCGGAA ggataaagaaatggagaagagctTTGAAGTAGTAAGACACAAAACTAGAGGTAGGGATGAGGTTTCAAAAAACCAGGCCCTTAAACTTCAGCTAGACAACCAGTATGCTGTGCTTGAAAATCAGAAAAGCAGCCACACACAGTACAATTAA
- the CDV3 gene encoding protein CDV3 homolog isoform X6 yields MAETEERSLDNFFAKRDKKKKKERSSRAASAASAAGGAGGSSGAAGAAGGGAGAGARPGDGGTAGAGASGPGATTKAVTKDEDEWKEFEQKEVDYSGLRVQAMQISEKEEDDNEKREDPGDNWEEGGGGGGGVEKSSGPWNKTAPVQAPPAAVIVTETPEPAMTSGVYRPPGARLTTTRKTPQGPPEIYSDTQFPSLQSTAKHVESRK; encoded by the exons ATGGCCGAGACGGAGGAGCGGAGCCTAGACAACTTCTTCGCCAAGagggacaagaagaagaaaaaggagcgGAGCAGCCGGGCGGCGAGTGCCGCGAGTGCGGCGGGCGGCGCCGGCGGGAGCAGCGGAGCTGCgggcgcggcgggcggcggggcgggcgcgggggccCGGCCGGGCGACGGCGGGACCGCGGGCGCGGGGGCCTCCGGCCCCGGTGCCACCACCAAGGCCGTGACTAAG GATGAAGATGAGTGGAAAGAGTTTGAGCAAAAAGAGGTTGATTACAGCGGCCTCAGAGTTCAGGCGATGCAAATAAG tgaaaaggaagaagatgataatgagaaaagagaagatccAGGTGATAACTGGGAAGAAGGTGGAGGTGGCGGCGGTGGTGTAGAGAAATCTTCAGGCCCCTGGAATAAAACAGCCCCAGTGCAAGCACCTCCTGCTGCAGTAATTG TTACAGAGACCCCAGAACCGGCAATGACTAGCGGTGTGTATAGGCCTCCTGGAGCCAGGTTAACCACAACAAGGAAAACACCACAAGGACCACCAGAAATCTATAGTGATACACAGTTCCCATCCCTGCAGTCCACTGCCAAGCATGTAGAAAGCCGGAA GTAA
- the CDV3 gene encoding protein CDV3 homolog isoform X2, with product MAETEERSLDNFFAKRDKKKKKERSSRAASAASAAGGAGGSSGAAGAAGGGAGAGARPGDGGTAGAGASGPGATTKAVTKDEDEWKEFEQKEVDYSGLRVQAMQISEKEEDDNEKREDPGDNWEEGGGGGGGVEKSSGPWNKTAPVQAPPAAVIVTETPEPAMTSGVYRPPGARLTTTRKTPQGPPEIYSDTQFPSLQSTAKHVESRKDKEMEKSFEVVRHKTRGN from the exons ATGGCCGAGACGGAGGAGCGGAGCCTAGACAACTTCTTCGCCAAGagggacaagaagaagaaaaaggagcgGAGCAGCCGGGCGGCGAGTGCCGCGAGTGCGGCGGGCGGCGCCGGCGGGAGCAGCGGAGCTGCgggcgcggcgggcggcggggcgggcgcgggggccCGGCCGGGCGACGGCGGGACCGCGGGCGCGGGGGCCTCCGGCCCCGGTGCCACCACCAAGGCCGTGACTAAG GATGAAGATGAGTGGAAAGAGTTTGAGCAAAAAGAGGTTGATTACAGCGGCCTCAGAGTTCAGGCGATGCAAATAAG tgaaaaggaagaagatgataatgagaaaagagaagatccAGGTGATAACTGGGAAGAAGGTGGAGGTGGCGGCGGTGGTGTAGAGAAATCTTCAGGCCCCTGGAATAAAACAGCCCCAGTGCAAGCACCTCCTGCTGCAGTAATTG TTACAGAGACCCCAGAACCGGCAATGACTAGCGGTGTGTATAGGCCTCCTGGAGCCAGGTTAACCACAACAAGGAAAACACCACAAGGACCACCAGAAATCTATAGTGATACACAGTTCCCATCCCTGCAGTCCACTGCCAAGCATGTAGAAAGCCGGAA ggataaagaaatggagaagagctTTGAAGTAGTAAGACACAAAACTAGAG GTAACTAG
- the CDV3 gene encoding protein CDV3 homolog isoform X5 gives MAETEERSLDNFFAKRDKKKKKERSSRAASAASAAGGAGGSSGAAGAAGGGAGAGARPGDGGTAGAGASGPGATTKAVTKDEDEWKEFEQKEVDYSGLRVQAMQISEKEEDDNEKREDPGDNWEEGGGGGGGVEKSSGPWNKTAPVQAPPAAVIVTETPEPAMTSGVYRPPGARLTTTRKTPQGPPEIYSDTQFPSLQSTAKHVESRKY, from the exons ATGGCCGAGACGGAGGAGCGGAGCCTAGACAACTTCTTCGCCAAGagggacaagaagaagaaaaaggagcgGAGCAGCCGGGCGGCGAGTGCCGCGAGTGCGGCGGGCGGCGCCGGCGGGAGCAGCGGAGCTGCgggcgcggcgggcggcggggcgggcgcgggggccCGGCCGGGCGACGGCGGGACCGCGGGCGCGGGGGCCTCCGGCCCCGGTGCCACCACCAAGGCCGTGACTAAG GATGAAGATGAGTGGAAAGAGTTTGAGCAAAAAGAGGTTGATTACAGCGGCCTCAGAGTTCAGGCGATGCAAATAAG tgaaaaggaagaagatgataatgagaaaagagaagatccAGGTGATAACTGGGAAGAAGGTGGAGGTGGCGGCGGTGGTGTAGAGAAATCTTCAGGCCCCTGGAATAAAACAGCCCCAGTGCAAGCACCTCCTGCTGCAGTAATTG TTACAGAGACCCCAGAACCGGCAATGACTAGCGGTGTGTATAGGCCTCCTGGAGCCAGGTTAACCACAACAAGGAAAACACCACAAGGACCACCAGAAATCTATAGTGATACACAGTTCCCATCCCTGCAGTCCACTGCCAAGCATGTAGAAAGCCGGAA ATACTGA